AATGATTACAACTTGTCTAAAGTTGCGAGCGTTCAGAAAGTGCCAGTCCTCAATATTAACGATCTGGTGCAAGCAGTACGTCCGACTTACTTACCTGGTGATAGCATTGACTTGAAAGTTCTCAAAGAAGGTAAAGAACCAAGTCAAGGTATCGGTTATCTCGAAGATGGCACAATGGTCGTGGTAGAAGAAGGCAGTAGCTACGTTGGTGGGGAAGTGAGGGTGATTGTGACAAGTGCGCTGCAAACGACCGCCGGAAGAATGATTTTTGCCAAACCACAAGCTTCAGCATTGGCTTGAGGAGATGATCGACAGCTACAAAGAATATGGCGTTGCGATCGCGCATCAAATTCTGTAACCGGTGCAAACAACCTGCGCCGGTTTTATATCGTATTCGGTTTGACGAATCTGGTACGTGGATTTTTGTTTGTCCTCAGTGTTGGCTACCGTTGAGTCAAAATAATCCGTATTACATTTACGGTGGTACTTGGAAAGCGCGAAAATGATGTGTGGTTTTGATAGAAATAATTATGCGTGTCTCAATCGTAGAAGTCCTCCGACTGAAGTCAGGGGCTTATTAAGCAAAGTATGCAAGGCAGCACGCTGATAGGAGATCTATTGATAAACTATCATTTTTGTATGAGTCCACCTGGGTGGACTTTGTTGATTTAGCCGCGAATTTATTCGCCAGGCTGATTAAATTTACCTGCCCTACAACTGATAAATTTCTAAAGGTAAGGCATCGGGATCTTGAAAAAAAGTGAAGCGTTTACCTGTTATTTCATCAACGCGAATTGGTTCTACCTCGACACCTTTTGACTGTAATTCGAGTACAGTTTTCTCTAAATCTTCCACCGCAAACGCAAGATGTCTTAAACCACAAGCTTCTGGGGTACTCGGTCTTGTGGGAGGATTGGGGAAGGAAAATAACTCAATCTGGTCTTTGCCAATTTGTAAATCTAGTTTGTAAGAGTTTCTGGCAGCTCGAAAAGTTTCGTTAATGATCGAACAGCCTAAAACTTCGACATAAAATTTTTTAGATCGTTCGTAGTCCGAACAAATAATTGCAACGTGATGAATTCCTGTAGTTTGCATGAAAGCCTTGTTTAAACCTTGAATTGTGATTACGAATCTTGTAGGACTGTTTTAGAAACGATCCGCGTTTTCTTGCGATCGCCTTGGGAGAGTTCTTCTCCGGCTTGTAATCGCGTTGCAGAGGTTTGCAAGACAGTCGCCGCGCCTTTGTCGCCCATTTGTAGTGCAGTTTTGGCGGCGGTTTGTAGCATTGTGGCTGCGCCTGCGCGATCGCCTTGTTGGAGTTTTGTCTCAGCAAGTTGCGTTTGGCGATATTTTGCTAATGCCAAGATATGCGTTTGCACTTGTGAATTAATCGCGGGTTGATACGCGCGCGTTACATTGATCGTCACAGGGATCGTCTCTGAAAGTAAGCCTGTACGATTCATTGCTGGGTCGTCATAACGGACTTGCAATTGCGCGATCGCTCTTTTACCTTCGGGTAACTGTCCAATATACAAGTTTGCCAAGACAACGCGCTGTACTTTCATCAAGTCACCTAAACGCACCGCAAAGCGTCCATCAGCTTCCTGTTGAACTGGTAACTCAATCGTATCCGGTGCAACTTGGGCAATTGGTTTAAGTTCTGCAAGGCGCACTTTCGGCATTAGTGACAATAGCAAATAAGCATTGGTCAACCCCACTGTTGAGATCCGATTAAACAAGCGACTAAACGCATCGACGGCTTGTTCAGGATACTCAATATACGATAAAGTCCCACCAC
The Chroococcidiopsis sp. TS-821 genome window above contains:
- a CDS encoding VOC family protein yields the protein MQTTGIHHVAIICSDYERSKKFYVEVLGCSIINETFRAARNSYKLDLQIGKDQIELFSFPNPPTRPSTPEACGLRHLAFAVEDLEKTVLELQSKGVEVEPIRVDEITGKRFTFFQDPDALPLEIYQL
- a CDS encoding VWA domain-containing protein gives rise to the protein MKVSIQPALNDANLDATQANSQRQLAIAIAADTHADFEFNRSVPLNLCLILDHSGSMKGHPLETVKQAANELVDRLTPGVDRLSVVVFDHRAKVLVPNQIVDDPESIKRQIKRLSAAGGTAIDDGMRLGIEELAKGKKESISQAFLLTDGENEHGNNQRCLKFAELAASYNLTLNTLGFGDRWNQDVLEQIADAGGGTLSYIEYPEQAVDAFSRLFNRISTVGLTNAYLLLSLMPKVRLAELKPIAQVAPDTIELPVQQEADGRFAVRLGDLMKVQRVVLANLYIGQLPEGKRAIAQLQVRYDDPAMNRTGLLSETIPVTINVTRAYQPAINSQVQTHILALAKYRQTQLAETKLQQGDRAGAATMLQTAAKTALQMGDKGAATVLQTSATRLQAGEELSQGDRKKTRIVSKTVLQDS